The window CAATAAGGGAATCACCTTCTATTTCTAGGGAACGGAATCCTCGGCCCGCACTCCATTCCAATCCAGCTAATAGCCCTGCAATTTCTGCCATATTGTTTGAAGTGACTCCTAATGGACCAAAGTTTGCTCCAACAAAATTGCCAAATTCATCCCTAATAATAGCGCCATAACCCAATTTACTAGGATTGCCGCCGttggccccatcaaaatttaccttcaAGCTTCCCGCTTTGGGAGGAATCCAAACTGTACATGCTCTGTTCTGCTTCTTATCAACAAACTTATAACTACTTATCTTCATCAAATTCCATAGCCTTTCCATCTCTTTGTCCCAGGAAGAATAGGCACAATACTTCCTTCCCACTAccttaaacttaattattaattattaatttaaaattatataattttacttatatttatgtaatattaattataagtgatcttaataaaataactattaataattatgcATATGTACACATTTCCAATACGTTGAAGGTTTGAGCTCTCCAACTTCCTACTCAAAAAGTTTAAATTCCTGGTTTGCAAGTGGTGGCTAACAATGGAGGGGTCCCTACCCCTCCACCTGTGGACCCTCCTCCCAATGCAGTTGTTGTACCCTTCGGGGTCCTTATACGAAGACACAAGGAGTTCACAATGGGGTCCTTGTGGATTCCTCCCATGTTGATAAGGATGGTTCTTGTGAGGGAGCAGACAAGGACAAACATGCACACCAAAAAGAAATCGGAAAACCCAATAACTGGAAGAGTGTGTTGGTTGACGAGAATCAAGGACAAATAGTCCAAAACATAATCTCAGAGTGTATACAAACTAAGGAAGGAATTGAAATTCGACTTCTTGACTCTATGGTtgatcatatcatatcatcaatGAACAACAACATGTTGGTTGGGAAATTTTCCTCATTTAGGCCAACAATTGATATGGTAAGAAGATGGGTAGTGGCTAGATGAAATTTGAAAGGAAGTGTGACATCGACTGTTATTCTTGGAGCACATTTCTTTTTTAATTTCACAGTTGACGAGGACCTATTGGCAGTTCTTGTTGGTTCTTGGGCATATGGGAAGCATTATCTGTCCCTATGCAAGTGGAAACCAAGGTTCAACCCTGCTACTAATCTCCACAAGATTGCACCAGTGTAGGTTAGGATGTCAAGATTTCCGTTGGAATTCTGGGATGAACAAATCTTCAGGTGGATTGGAAGTACGTTTGGGAACTATGTGGCTATAGACGATGTAACCAAGGCGAAGTCCATGCTAGTATTTGTCCGGTTATATGTTAATGTTGTTAATAAAGCTCTCCCAAATTTCATTAAATTACAATGAAAGATGGGGAAATGGACCTAAGCACTGGTTTATGAGAGTGCCACGGTTTATTGTCAAAGGTGCTCCAAACCAAGGCATGTGATTTTAGAGTGCAAAGCCCCCTGGAGAAACAACCAAAGCTGAAGAAGAAATGTACTTCCCCCCATGTGATTGAGGAAAAAAGGAGTGATGGGGAAGTCTCAGAGGATGAGACTGATGAATATCCATTCACAAATGGAATTCTAAAATTAATGAAAACTTCAAACAAAACTACTACCCCCTTTAAGGAGCAAATTTCTCTTGAGATGGTATCTCGATCAATTGAAGGGGAGCTAAAATCCCTTGAAAAAATGATCCAACCGGAGGAAGGAGAAATTCTCTCTACTCCAAGTGCTAGAAACTCTAGAGGAGAGACTTCAATGATTTCTGGTAGCTGTGTTGTAATGAAAAGGACTGAACCCTCTCCAATGAAGAGACCCCTGAATCCAAAAAGCCCTTCCTATCCTCGGGTGCTACCACTAGCAATCTGTTGCCTGTGGATGAGGAAGATTggataaccccccccccccccccaaaaaaaaaaaaaaaaaaaccagaggTAAGAAAATTGATGTGGGTGTTGAAAATAAGATTGGTTGTTCCCTACACAAAGACTCAAGGTAGAAAGAGGTAGCAAGGGAAATCGCCAAAAGGAGGCAGAGAACCCTTGATGCAATatccaaatataaaaaatgaaattcTTCGCATGGAATATGAGGGAGTTGAACAGTCCTCAGAAGAAATATGCGCCAAGGAACTATATCTTTGAAAGGAAAATTGTGATTCTCTTACTGTAAGAAGTGAAAATGACTATGGACACCTTTACCATTATTGCTGATATAATATGGTTGGGTTTTTTCTTTCTTCATTAGTGATGCCAATGGAGCTTCAGGGGGAGTGGTCACCATGTGGGACCCCAAAAAACTAAAAGGGGATCTTCTCTCATTTTCGCCAAACTATTTATCTATTATGTTTAACTCAACGAACTGTTCGTGGCACCTATTCAATGTGTATGTCCCTAACACCTACTCTGTGCGTATGGAGGTTTGAGAAGAGATCTTTGCTTTTATTATTGATGATCACGATTCCTTATGAATGGTGGTTGGAGATTTTAACTCACCTATGTTCCCCTCAAAGAAGATGGGTGGAGTGATAGATTACTCTGATAACATGTTTCACCTAGCAAACTTCATTAGTAGGGCCAACCTCTTTGTCATTCAGTTGACAGGACAACCGTTCACTTGTTCTAACAATCGGAAAGGGAATAACCTTATCCAGGTTAAGCTAGATCAATTCCTTGTTTCTACTAGCTGGGACATTGGCTATAGTGCCATACTTAAGGCCCTTCTGAGAACAATGTGAGACCATAATCCTCTACTTTTACACTAGATTGACATATCGCCAAGTGGACCTCTTCCTTTCGACTACGAAATTATGTGGGCTTCTCATCTAGACTTTAGGAATTGTGTCCAAAATTGGTTGAATATTCATATTCAAGGTTCAATCGTATTTTGGGTCTCCCAGAAACTAGATTTAATTTAAAAATAGGTGAAAGGTTGGAATAAATTTACTTTCGAGGACATTTTCACTCAAAAGAAAGAAGTCAACTCCAAGTTGGAGGCTATCTAGGAGCTGATAGCTAAGGGTGATTACTCACAAACAAACCATAGAGAAGAAGAGAACTTGAGAGGAAAATGGAATGAGAAGTTGAGAAGGGAAGATATTTATTGGAAGCAAAGGTCCAGGGTGCAATGGCTAAAAGAAGGGGACAGGAACTCTGCCTTTTTCCACAAATCAGCAAGTAAACATAGGAAAAGGAATACTATTTAGAGTTTAAAAAATGATTTGAACCAAGAAATTACAGAGGACTCACAATTTGGAGGAATGAAAGCTAACTACTTTAGCAATGCTTACAAAGATGAGGGTGGAGGAAGATATCATGCCATGGAGGAACAACTCCTATAGTGTCTTCCAATGACACTCAATCCTTTTGATAATGACCAAATCCTTGCCTCGATCACTGAAGAAGAAGTGAAGACCACTGTATTCTCTATGGGTTCTTATAAGGCTCTGGGTCCTAATGGTTTCCCACCGACTTTCTTCCAAGACTTTTGGGACATTGTGGGATATGATGTAACTGTGTCAACTAAAGATTTTTTTTTAGAACTGGGAAATTGTTGAAAAGGCTCAACAACACCTTCATTGCCTTAATTCCAAAAATACAAGATCCCAAAATACTTGTGGGCTTTAGACCTATCAGCCCAGGCAACATAATCTACAAGATTTTTTGTAGTCTTGGTGAACATAATCAAACCTTTTTTCGATGGTTTTATCAATTGCAATCAGAAAGGATTTGTGCCAAGGAGACAAATCTCAGATGTTGTTGTTATTACTCATGATATTATCCACTCTATGGACATATGTCACTTGTCGAGCATGACCCTCAAGCTTAACATCtctaaggcctatgatagggtaagGTGGGAATTTTTCTTTAAACTTTTAAAGAAGTTGGGGTTCCATGAAAGACCGATCAACCTTGTTAGGGTATGTGTGGAAACAATTAGATTCTTGGTTATTGTTAATGGAATCCCAAGGGGATTATTTGGAGTAGCCAATGGCATTAGACAAGGAGACCATTTGTCCCCttatttatcatttttgttgaaGTCTTTGGcataatttttttgaatcttgTGAGTACGAGTAAATTTCAAGGTGTTAAGGCTGCCTCCACCATTCCCCCTTTTGTCTTGTAGAAGTTTGTAGATGATACCATTCTATTTAGGAGGCATTTTGTTGTTGAAGCAAGGGAATGAAGAACCTTTCTTACTAATTATGCTAAGGCTTCAAGATAGCATATCAACTATGaaaaaaacaatatatattttttcaatactAAAGAGGATTTGCAAAATAAAATTAAAGCTATCTTGGGCTTCTAGAACATTGTACTCCTTGGATCGTACCTTGGGCTTCCTCTTACTACCAAAGATGTGACCCGTTCTTTTGGAATATAGTTTTGGAAAGGTTGCAAAAGAAGTTGGCGGGGTGGAAGGGAAAACTCCTTAGCAGTGTAGAGAAGCTCCAACTGCTTGCAACCTCACTTCAAGGTATCCCTatctattttctttctttattcaagattgctggtactgtggatGATAAACTTGCAACAATAAGGACATTTCTTTGGACATGTATGGAAGAAAAAAGAGAATGACCCTAGTGAATTGGGATACGGTCTGTAAACCAAAGAGACGAGGAGGGTTGGGAATTAGAAAACTAACTCTTTTTAACAAAGCCCTTTTAACAAGATGAGGTGGAAACTAGCACTCCACAATTTTGATTGGTGCAAAATCATGAGTGCTAAGTATCTTAATtttgaaaatttctaaaaaatCTTCTCTACTCTAGGATACCCAAGTGGATTAAAAAATATGGAATAATATTCTTAAGTGCAGGAATCTCATCCAATCTGGACTAAAATGGCAAGTTGGAAATGGGAGTTTAATCCGATTCTGGGAGGATGTTTGGATCGAGGGCAAGCCTTTGGCTTGTAATCAGAACTTCAAATGTCTTTGAGTATGTTAGGAGGTTTTTTCGTATCCAAATTGTCGATTATTATCCCCTTTAAAATGTTGGAAGGATCTTGCTCGATGTTGTTAGAACCAACCTAATTTGATACAGAAGGCTACAAAATTGCAAATGATGATAAGGAATGTCATAATTCCTTTATTTCCAAGGGACAACAAATTTATCTAGAGAGAGGATTGGAAGGGGGAATTTTCTGTTAAATCGGCTTACAATGTACTAATGAATGATGGAAACCCTTTGGGATGGTGGAGGAAGATATGGAATCTGCAGTTGATTCCCAAAATAAACTTCTTTTGGTGGACAACTATGCACAACAAAATTCTAACTCAAGATAACTTGATTAAGAGGGAATTTCAATTACCTAATAGGTGTGTTCTTTCCAAGCAAGATGAAGAATCTATTTCTTGTATTCTTCTCCATTACCAATTTTCTCATGAGTTATGGATAATGGTGCTAATGAAACTTGAATTACCATGGACCAGTAATAGTACTATTCAACAATTTGTCTTTGAATGGACATAACCTACTCATAACCCTCTAGTCAGACAACTTTGGAGGCAAATCCCCCCCACTTGGGATGGAGCTTGTGGAgagaaaggaacaacaaaatctTTAGAGATGTGGAAAATTTGGTAGAGGAAGTCTTTAGAACCCTATGTAAATTGCTTAAGGAGAATTTATTGGTTACCACCTAGAATTGCCCATCCTATCCCCCCACCTCTCATAAAATGGCGAGAAATTGGGAACTACCTAATGTTTATGCCAAGTTTGATAGCTCCAAAAGATTGGCAAGGAGGAACACCAGGTGGAAACCACCATATCTAGGCTAGTACAAGCATAACTTTGATGGAGCTGCAAGAAGGGAAAAGGCTACTGCGAGTGGTGTCATTAGATCTACAAATGGGGATATGATTGCCGCCTTCACTGGTAACTTGAAAGTTGAATGGTTATACTAATAACTAGGTGGAGGGGATGATTCTATTGTGGAAATTAAGTTTTCTCTTTCACTTGGTGTTAAGGCTTTAGCTATAGAAGGGGACTCGAAGCTAATAGTTGAAGTTGTTAAAGGCCTAACCAAAACCAATTGTTCCATATAACGAATTATAGGGCTTATAGGAAACTCCTACTTGAGTTGGATTTGTTTGTTATTGACCATTCCTAAATGGAGGGTAACATGGTTGCTAACACAATGGCAACTTTGGGTATTGAAATTGAAGGCATCAAATGCTAGAGAAATATTGATTGTATTCCACTGCATGTGAGAACTCTCCTAAAGGGAGAGAGTAAAGTAAATCATAATTTGAATGGGGATTAAAAACCTTTGGCTATGGTTTACCCTATTCTACATATTCTTGTTGTTGAACGGGTGCAACATTGACAACACTTAAAAAAACAAAGGCGAGAAAAGTGTATTGGAGATAGGAATTTGAAATGAATGACGAGACAGAAAGGGATTGGGAGATGGTACACTTACGTGGACGGATCCTCATGTGGCAAGTTGAGGTGACATGTTTGGGATGATAGGCATTATGAGAATACTTTGCGAGATGACTTAATGATAAGATGGCATCATGATGGgatgaaaatgaaaaaatatcTAAGCATTTTTAAATGGGGAAAGTTAGCGAAAGATCTGAAAATTTGGACCATATTTATTACTTGTAAAGGAAAGTATTGTCTACATGAATGGACTTTTATGAAACGAACAAGGAGTAATAAGGATAGAGATGGCACACATAATAATAATGTCAAACTTTTTACATGAATGGACTTTTATGAAACGAACAAGGAGTAATAAGGACAAAGATGGCACACATAATAATACTTTCAAACTTTTTACCTGGTTATCTACGTCAGCTTTCCTTTTCACTGAGAATTGTGGTAAATCAAAAATCTTTGTGGGGCTATCTATTACTATTGTTGAGATTGACAGAATGAGTGGGGATAGGGTTCGAATCGAGCCTAGCAAATATGAATAATTCAAAAATGATGTCACAATCTGGCATATATGCTATGAAGGAGTGTCGCAATTCATAGAAAGCATTAATGGCTATGACGAGAGCCTCTTTGTGCAATTCACTACTTCGTGGGTGGAGAGAAGGGTAACAATGGGTGGAATCTCATTTGAAGTGAGTGAAGAGGTTATTGTGCAAGAGATGGGGCTGCTGACCACAGGTCGAAAATGGAAGAAGACAAGCTGCATTTTCGATAATAATAGCCTCAACTAGTTCTTTAGGGGGAATGAGGGTCCTGTCAAGATACATGGTGGTTTCAAAAGAGAGAAATTGTCATCTATGTGGAACCAGGTTTGCCTTACAATAATGAAATACTTCACTCTAGAGGGTAGGTTTAGAGTCTATTATTTTTACCATATGCCTCTGCATGACCATTTTAGGAATTAAAGTcttatttcctttcctttttttctCCTCAATTCCTTGGAATATTCGAAAGAAGTGGTTGAGAATGTTAAAAGCCAGAGGAAAAAAACCATCCCACTCCACCAAGGCCTTATTTATCACTTCTACCATTTCCATCTTGCTTTGTGCCCCCCCCCAAGCAGATCATTATGCAAGAAGCCCCAAAATATGCTTCTCCTCCCTCGACCAACATTGTTGATACCCATGGCCCCAACAAGAAAAAGTGCATATGGTATTTGGGTGCTACCAAAATTGTCTCCTGACTTGGGACTCCTCAAACTCCCACACCCGAGGTGATTGAAAATGAGCCTAGGGACGTTAAACACAAAGCCTCGCTTCCTAGCACTAGCAAGAAAAAGGGGGAAAAGCCTTCCCTCTCTACTAAAAAGGACAAATTAACCATCTAGGAGATTATTAGCGAGGAGGAGGAAGCGAGAGAAGAAAATAGTAAAAATGAAAGTAACCCTATGAGGTCAAATAGATTGGCTACCTGCTCTATtgaaaaaggaaaatagaagaacCTAGTGAACTATGGTACAAAGGAAGAGGAGGAGCAAGGTAGTGACAATGAGGAGGAAAGAAAAAGTGAGGAAGTCAATAAAGGGGGGGAGAAGGAGGAGAGGAGGGAAAGCTTTGAGACTAAAGGCAGCTCCACCCATATTTCAGAGAGTATAAAAATGGGGCCAATTGATCTCACAAGTGATATGATGCTAGAAGAAGATGAGATGAACAAACCCAGGACATAAGGGACCAGTAAAGCCCAGTAGGATGGGACTAACTCTGAATGCAATACTAATGCTAATGAGTTGGAAAAGGTCAAATCCAGGTCACTAAACTCGAAAGAAAACTTAGGAGTGTCTCTCGATTCAGCTTGAGGGTAATGTACAATTCCGCCACCTCCATGTGCTTGTAGCAATAAAAGATCCTAGAAATTGATGAGAATGACAAAGGAAATTACAAGGAATTGTTTAAGTTCCTCAGTGAAGATTGGTCCAATATTCTCCACCAAGATGGTTGCAAATTCAAGGATGTTTTATACAGATAAATTCTCTTTAGTTTTTGTGTTAATGTTGTTTATGGCCCTAGGTGGCACTATCTTAAGACTTTTATTAGTTTAGATACTGCTTATGGTTTAAATACTTTTAATAATTTAAATACCGTTAATGTTATTTATGGCCCTAGGTGGCCCCTTGCTAAGACTTTAATTAGTTTAGATAGCTCATTCGACAAGGGTTCCAGAGGTTAAACTTTCTCTTTTGGTGATGTTATTGATGGTTAGTTTTTATGTTAGTAGGTTGTTAATGTGTTGTTAATTTGTTGCTACTATTAATGTTGTTAACCCTACGCCCTTTGGGTTGTTGTTTATAGGGACAACAtccttgttttgttgcttattaatatcaaaattattaataattataaaattatataatataaacattagAGTGAAAATATCCAACCCCAGTATCAACCCTGCAATGCAcgaaggtttgatggtgattctatAAAATCACATTAAGAACATGACTGTCCAGTTGAATATAGCTGAGATTTCCGAATCGGATGAGgattttgatgactctgatgaggaGGAAGGCAAAGGATATGATACGAAAGCGGAGATAGAGGACGACCCCCAAATTGTTGGGTCAagcagaaaaaaataaaaaaaatagagcaGGGGAAACAGAACAAAGGGTCGGCCAAAAAGAAACAGAGAGGGGAGGACGAAGATAGCTGGTATGAGGAGGAGTATGGGATTGACAATGACATGGATACTGGAAGTGAGGAGGTCCAAGCCCTTGTGAGCCCGAAGTAGAAAAATAAGACTTCTAAAAATAAGGAGGTGGGCACCAAGGACTGGTCGCCTCTCATGACTGAATCAAAGGAGAAGGGCCTGATTGGGGAGGATACGACAACGAAAGAAGCGCAGAGCTCTAATGTTAGGGAGGTTGGTCTGGAGGTTAATCTTGATACCACTGGTGATAAGAACCAAGAAGAGCAtcagttggatattattttttgcaTCAATAACGACATGGAAAGCCTCAAGCAGGTGCTCAGCTGGATGCATAAGGAAATTGAAGGCATTAAAACCAAGCAGGCCTAGGAAGCAGGGAAAATAGAGACATTACAAGCTTTAGGCTTGGGAAAGTTCAATTCCCTCCCTGATTGCCTAAGTGAGCTCACCAAAGCTATTGGTAATTCAGAGGATATTATCAACGCTAACCGCAATAGCTTTCTTAGCTTGGAAAACAAACCAGGTGTCACCGAAAAGAGACTTGATGGAGTTGAGAACACGCTCAAAAAAATAGGTGAGTAAAGCCACAAGATTCTGAAGGCTGCCTCAGCTAGCATGAAATCCCtcatcagcaagttggagaactaCCAAAGGGATAAGGTAGCGACAGgcattattgatgttaaggatgacaccCCAGATGATAAGGACACGGGGCTTGGGAGAAGAATGAGAGCGAGCACTAAAAGGATGCAAAGCCACAACAAGGAAATCGAGGATATAAAGCGGGCAACGGACAATATGGAACAGATGGAGTTGGAAGCAGCGAAAATGCTTTAGAAATTAACCTAAGCCTGGGATTCTGATGGTCTTTTTTGGTCTATAATTTGTGGTCTCTTGTTTGCTGGCATTTTGTTCGCTAGCTGTCTTTCCTtagtttgttgtctttttgttttgttgcattgtaatgtttatcttttgatcttctaACTGTATTGGGTTTcaagggcccatcaaaacctgtttttccatattcaaaaacattagagtgaaaatatgcattttttaatgactaaatgaaaatatataaatttatgattaaaagttattaaatttttctgtatatattaaaatgataataaaaaaaataatgattttcaaaaagtaCTAATAAATAGAATGATAtatatgggtaaaagtacaaacctgtgtcgtcacacttttacaaaggaaaaggctaacacaacgATAACTATTCAATTTCatcgccataaaagtgtcatttgcattttgaatttgaagatgatgtaaactgactaaatgtgtaaaatttgttgaagtttaagtctactatttttttaaaaaaaattgtcaataatttatatgttttttttagctttaaagtccatttttttattgctgaaaaacgcTGAAAAttagggggtttagttcccaccacaaaagaaaatgcaaatcaattttttttttccgaTTTTGATATCCATTATAGATGATATATTTATACAGtgcatgaaaaaaaaatttaatttttgatatatattttctttgttatagcatttggaagtcgaatacaccagaatttgatagtttttgtctctcaccacaatttgtctattcaatttatgataatcaaaaaactaaaaatacccttttggagaagactcttgtTGTCaggaaatatgtatatcttatgttttggtaGTAATTTTATTTGTTAGTCGTTAGTTAGCCAACGAGTAGGTAGTTGGAGTCACGACgattgtgtcgcaccccttcgacTATTACATATTGTACTACCTGCGGGTATTGAAGGAGGGGATGTTTTACAATAGATAATACTATGGCCATTGAGTGCATTCTGAGTCATTAATGGAAATCTTATTCTCATATTC is drawn from Cryptomeria japonica unplaced genomic scaffold, Sugi_1.0 HiC_scaffold_86, whole genome shotgun sequence and contains these coding sequences:
- the LOC131065700 gene encoding uncharacterized protein LOC131065700, with product MERLWNLMKISSYKFVDKKQNRACTVWIPPKAGSLKVNFDGANGGNPSKLGYGAIIRDEFGNFVGANFGPLGVTSNNMAEIAGLLAGLEWSAGRGFRSLEIEGDSLIVLNGIINQKFENWKLEASRPKIQGLCDSLDRYSLKHIYREGNSAADWLANRGIECEVPTQLSQVKELPDGLISVLAADKVGIPRTEIG